CATCACGCCATACTTTTATCACCTTTAATGTTACTGATGTTTCAATTATTGCACGTAACATGTTATGCTTTTCAGATTCAATTTTTTTTGCTATCTCGATTTCATCTGCCCTTGATAAAAGCTTTACAGAGCTCATGTCTTGTAAATAAATCCTCACTGGATCATCATTTTGTACTAAAGTTGCAGTAACATTTGGCGATGTATCATCATCAAGTTTACTATCATCACTATTGGAAGGAATATCTTCTTCATCTTCGCTACTTTCAAGCACATTAATTCCGGAATCCTGCAATAAAGATATAGCATCATCTACAAAGTCAGACGAAAAATTTTCATCTGATAATTTATCATTTATATCATCAAAGGTGATAAAACCACCCTTTTTTATACTTTTAGTTACAAGATCTCTGATAATTTTTTTCTTATCTTCTGCATCATTAATAATTGACATCATTACCTTTATAGTTTATAATTTCATTCCTTGTTAACAAACAAACTTACAACAAGCAAGTTTATAATTTTACTTTTAACTTGTGGCTATTTGTTACTTCATATAGTTTAAGATACTGTTAATTTATGTACACTTGTCTTGATCAATTGTTCCATACTTTTCTTCCATTTTTACTGCTATGGACAATCCAACTGAAAATGTTGCAATTCCAACCACTATAGCAGTAAGCATTAAAACATGGGGTATAGGATTGCTATATGAATAAAAATTTGAAACCAATATAGGAGGCAAGGAATTTTTTATATATCCTAGAGATATATAAAATAACAAAACAGATGCTTGGAAGACGCTTACCCCTATCATTTTCTTGATTAAATTTTTATCGTTTATAATAATATATAAACCTAGCACCATTAATATAATAATAATTGTATAATTATATAAAGTCATTGTTTTTTCCTACGAGCAAAATTTATATATATAATTAACATAGAGGAGCAAACAGTAAATGATACACCTAATTCCACAAAAAAAATACCTAATTTTTGACCGGTTCTATTATTGGCTGACAAGATATCGTAAGATAAAAAATTTTGGCCAAGTAAAGTTGTTGCAACGCCCGTTCCTCCATAAATTAAAATACCGAGCACGTTAGTCAATCTAATCACAGAATAAGGTATTGCTTTTAGAGTTGTAGATACACCAAATAGCATTGAATATAATATTATTCCGGAGGCAATAATTATTCCTGCTTGAAAACCTCCACCCGGAGTGTAATCACCGTGAAATTGTATGTATAAACCAAATAAAATGATAAAAGGTATCATCAAAAATGTTACTGCATTTAATATCGGATCTTTAATCATTTTCTTTTTCTTCTTTTAATATCAACGTTATACAAAGCGCAGCAGTAAAAACTACTATAGTTTCTCCAAACGTGTCATAACCACGAAAGCTTGCCAAAACAGCTGTCACTATATTAGGAATACCGGTAGCTTTTTCGGTATTTTCCACATAATAAGGAGCAACATGCAAGTGGATCGGAGCATTGTGGCTGCCAAAATCTGGCAATTGAATCATAAAATATGACAAACATACAGCCAGAAATAACATAAAAAAAAGCGTTATAGGGTTATGAGATAGATTTACTTTATGATTCTTTATCAAGGAGAGTGCTGCAAACGTAAAAACCGTACTGAGCCCCGCACCAACAGAAGCTTCAGTAATTGCAACATCAGGTGCATTCATAATTAAGTATATAAGCGCAATAAGTGAACTAAATACACACATTAGAACAGCACTTACGACTAAATGTCGCGAGAAAACTATAAAAACCGTAACTGTTAGTAACAACAAAAGTAACACCACATTTAATATTTCTAACACCTTAACCTTCTTTAACAGCTTTTCTTTTAATTTTATAATAAGTGCGCGCTAAAATATAGCTATTAGTTGAGCTAGTTACCCATATTATAAGAATTAATAATATTATTTTAACAGTATTGATTGAAAATCCATTCTGCAAAGCAAAACCAATTAACAATAACGTTGCACCGCTAGAATCTGTAATACCTGCTGCATGTAACCTAGTATAGAAATCAGGAAATCTAATTACTCCCACACTTGAAATGATTACTAAACAAATGCCTAAAAATATAAGAACGGATCCTATCATAAATTATTAAAACAACATTAATCTCATTAGTGCTATAGTTGATATAAAGCTAACGCTAGCATACAACAATGCTATATCAATTAAAAAAAAATTATTCAGAATGATTGATATTGCTGTTATGAGTACAACTACTTGCGTTGAGAAATTATTGAACGCTAAAACCTTATTGTACACATCACTTGACTTAGACACTATGCGGCACAACATTACACTCATACAGAATAACAGTGTATAGATAGCAATGTGAATCATTTAAAAACTATATAACTTCAGTAGATTTTTAAACGGATATTTCTTCATCGCCATTTTGATCATTTATTTCATCATCCACTTCGTAATCTTGGCTTTCTTGACTTACATTAAGACCTGTGTTATCAGAAAAATCTAATAAATTCGCTAGCTTACTTGTATTACTGCTGTAAACATTATTCATATTTCCTTTCATGTACTCCTTGCATCTACCTACCAAAAGGTTAAACAGCTCATGAGTATCTGCCTGTTTTTCTGCTATTTCATGCAAGGAAACTATGGTATTTTTATGGTCTTTAAACTGAGCTGTTTGAACTGGATTACTCGCCCCTGTATTTAAATCATGTGTTCTTTGACTTGCCAACAGAACCAATTTGAAGCGGTTACTTACCTGTTCTGTACATTTTTCTACAACAGACTCAACCATAAAATACTACCTTAATAAGTTTTATACTATACCACAAAAAACAAGTTGTCAACTTTGTATCTATTGCGATTCAACTTCATATTTTACTTTTTCTGCCTCAGATTTTATTTCTTGGCTTTCTGTCATCGTGATTGTTATTTCATGATCAAGTTTTTTTAGAAATCCTAACAATCGCTCTAAAGAAAAACCATCTATTTTACCATTTTTAATTTGTGATACTTTTGGCTGATCAATACCAAGTTTCTCAGCTGCAAAAGCCTGAGTCCAAGCATTTTTTTCTATAATTTTATTTATTATATAAAGCAACTTTGTTTTTGTTCCTACACTGTCTAAGTTATTTAACGATATTATTTCCATAATTTTTACACTCACATATCAATTAACTTTATTAAATATTATGTTATAATGTTTAATACACCAAGATATTAATATCATATGACTTGTCAATAATTATATGATATCAATATTTAAAACTTTAGTTGATTATATATCAATATTTTAATCAAATTTCTAGTAATTTTAAATTATCATTTTACTATCAGCCTATCTGAAAAAATCATTTACAGAAAAAACAAGCTAAAATTATAAAGCTTAAAACAACTATTTTATAAATTCATTTTATATAAGAAATTTATATTCCTATACCTTAAATATAGACATTTATTTAAATTTTTAAAATTTCTATTTTAACGAGAATGCTATATATTATATTTATAATATAATTTAAATATTTGTTGCTTTTTAGTTGGAATATTATTTAGTTAGTAAGTAAAGTCGTGTTGAATATGACAAAAATAAAAAAAGATGTTGCTGTTATTATGGGAAGCGAGTCAGATTACACCACTATGGTCCATACCGTCGATATGTTAAAAGCATTAGAAGTTTCACATGACATATTCATAATATCTGCACATAGAACACCAGAAAGGCTCTTCAATTTTGCTAAATCTGCACAAGAAGAAGGTTTTAAGATTATTATAGCTGGTGCAGGAGGTGCAGCTCATTTACCTGGTATGGTTGCATCACTAACTTGTCTACCTGTTATAGGTGTTCCTGTGCATAGTAAACAATTAAATGGGCTGGACAGTCTACTCTCTATAGTTCAAATGCCAAAGGGTGTTCCAGTTGCAACCATG
The nucleotide sequence above comes from Wolbachia endosymbiont of Oedothorax gibbosus. Encoded proteins:
- a CDS encoding cation:proton antiporter subunit C, which codes for MTLYNYTIIIILMVLGLYIIINDKNLIKKMIGVSVFQASVLLFYISLGYIKNSLPPILVSNFYSYSNPIPHVLMLTAIVVGIATFSVGLSIAVKMEEKYGTIDQDKCT
- a CDS encoding Na(+)/H(+) antiporter subunit B, whose translation is MIKDPILNAVTFLMIPFIILFGLYIQFHGDYTPGGGFQAGIIIASGIILYSMLFGVSTTLKAIPYSVIRLTNVLGILIYGGTGVATTLLGQNFLSYDILSANNRTGQKLGIFFVELGVSFTVCSSMLIIYINFARRKKQ
- a CDS encoding DUF4040 domain-containing protein is translated as MLEILNVVLLLLLLTVTVFIVFSRHLVVSAVLMCVFSSLIALIYLIMNAPDVAITEASVGAGLSTVFTFAALSLIKNHKVNLSHNPITLFFMLFLAVCLSYFMIQLPDFGSHNAPIHLHVAPYYVENTEKATGIPNIVTAVLASFRGYDTFGETIVVFTAALCITLILKEEKEND
- the mnhG gene encoding monovalent cation/H(+) antiporter subunit G, whose translation is MIGSVLIFLGICLVIISSVGVIRFPDFYTRLHAAGITDSSGATLLLIGFALQNGFSINTVKIILLILIIWVTSSTNSYILARTYYKIKRKAVKEG
- a CDS encoding monovalent cation/H+ antiporter complex subunit F; this encodes MIHIAIYTLLFCMSVMLCRIVSKSSDVYNKVLAFNNFSTQVVVLITAISIILNNFFLIDIALLYASVSFISTIALMRLMLF
- the rpoZ gene encoding DNA-directed RNA polymerase subunit omega is translated as MVESVVEKCTEQVSNRFKLVLLASQRTHDLNTGASNPVQTAQFKDHKNTIVSLHEIAEKQADTHELFNLLVGRCKEYMKGNMNNVYSSNTSKLANLLDFSDNTGLNVSQESQDYEVDDEINDQNGDEEISV
- a CDS encoding helix-turn-helix domain-containing protein; the protein is MEIISLNNLDSVGTKTKLLYIINKIIEKNAWTQAFAAEKLGIDQPKVSQIKNGKIDGFSLERLLGFLKKLDHEITITMTESQEIKSEAEKVKYEVESQ
- the purE gene encoding 5-(carboxyamino)imidazole ribonucleotide mutase; this encodes MTKIKKDVAVIMGSESDYTTMVHTVDMLKALEVSHDIFIISAHRTPERLFNFAKSAQEEGFKIIIAGAGGAAHLPGMVASLTCLPVIGVPVHSKQLNGLDSLLSIVQMPKGVPVATMSIGESGAYNAAITAASILSISNSEIAGRLKKWREKQTKEVKEKPVS